One Setaria italica strain Yugu1 chromosome II, Setaria_italica_v2.0, whole genome shotgun sequence DNA segment encodes these proteins:
- the LOC101768329 gene encoding uncharacterized protein LOC101768329, whose amino-acid sequence MPCLAQEFQPKPPAASHYCKSLSSLIRETYAHCHVPCVRVPAGAAGWSSGEDSDDDSALDEALDTKQVVLTEMRNRQMKKRSRCSLDSPTLPLSSAAFAWSYTPLDPRTVLEKVSSPKTCVVVEGPEEKAKEKEKEEVAEEEEADDDGDYCDADDESEAFFSVKSFFTRSTSRAATVASSSAGVMVMMDPPPPMLRSPEAWERFRDCEGWPFGLCRRPAVLPLPPLPSTPADSWKWRKSVSSLAASPARAYHAHKLTSK is encoded by the exons ATGCCTTGCTTGGCGCAAGAGTTCCAGCccaagccgcccgccgccagccactACTGCAAGTCCCTGTCGTCGCTCATCCGGGAGACTTACGCGCACTGCCATGTCCCCTGCGTCAgggtccccgccggcgccgccgggtgGAGCTCCGGCGAGGACAGCGACGACGACAGCGCCCTCGACGAAGCGCTCGACACCAAGCAG GTGGTCCTCACCGAGATGAGGAACCGGCAGATGAAGAAGCGGTCGAGGTGCAGCCTGGACTCGCCGACGCTGCCGCTGTCGAGCGCCGCCTTCGCCTGGTCCTACACACCGCTCGATCCGAGGACCGTCCTCGAGAAGGTGTCGAGCCCCAAGACGTGCGTCGTGGTCGAGGGGCCTGAGGAGAAggcgaaggagaaggagaaggaggaggtggcggaggaggaggaggccgacgacgacggcgactaCTGCGACGCGGACGACGAGAGCGAGGCCTTCTTCTCGGTGAAGAGCTTCTTCACGCGCAGCACGAGCCGGGCGGCGACcgtggcgtcgtcgtcggctggagtgatggtgatgatggacccgccgccgccgatgctgcGGTCGCCCGAGGCGTGGGAGCGCTTCCGGGACTGCGAGGGGTGGCCGTTCGGGCTGTGCCGCCGGCCCGCCGtcctcccgctgccgccgctgcccagcACGCCGGCCGACTCGTGGAAGTGGCGCAAGAGCGTCAGCAGCCTCGCCGCGAGCCCAGCTCGTGCGTATCACGCCCACAAGCTTACCAGTAAATAA
- the LOC101767660 gene encoding uncharacterized protein LOC101767660 has product MPPLPISTATVLSHHHHHPNPTSFDSRRCPDPFLHCTVVVMLPRPPFLDVLYRRDLPSPQCLSDRPVTGGRQPICHPRSPPRPSATPPPAPEPLESRPQRGHRQSVLQPSSATAVRLSSRQERPSASRFAPPLLRAATQRRQSLVATHPKRTHLLSSPPVWATGEPRCVASFASWGRLKSRRGIVNNALRLHILARTRGQIAAYLLSVSTPLVHRCRSSCGQASTMVLGSIQKTLYEVLSVSEDATYGEIRAAYKSAALNTHPDKGHTTLESSVPSSELQEFLSVQRAWEILRHPASRADYDKQLQSSRQNIEIIASEIEIRDMIVESTADTVELLYPCRCGDYFSITSCELGDMGILVSGDGEVEQQASDSSSASVVLGCGSCSLKVRLIINETL; this is encoded by the exons ATGCCGCCCCTAcccatctccaccgccaccgtcctctcccaccaccaccaccacccaaatCCCACATCCTTCGACAGCCGCCGCTGCCCCGACCCCTTCTTGCATTGCACCGTCGTGGTGATGCTACCCCGACCTCCCTTCCTCGATGTCCTCTACCGCCGcgacctcccctcccctcaaT GCCTAAGTGACCGACCGGTGACTGGTGGTCGTCAGCCCATATGCCATCCCCGGTCCCCTCCGCGTCcatccgccacgccgccgccagccccggaGCCGCTCGAGTCCCGACCCCAACGCGGTCACCGTCAATCGGTTCTCCAGCCATCCAGCGCCACCGCAGTGAGGCTCTCCAGCAGGCAGGAGCGCCCGAGCGCCAGCCGCTTCGCGCCGCCCCTTCTCCGAGCAGCTACGCAGCGCCGCCAGTCGCTAGTAGCTACGCACCCTAAGAGGACCcatctcctctcctcgccaCCGGTCTGGGCCACGGGGGAGCCACGCTGCGTAGCCTCCTTCGCCTCTTGGGGCCGCCTGAAGAGCCGAAGAGGAATCGTTAACAACGCCCTACGCCTGCACATCTTGGCGAGGACCCGAGGCCAAATCGCCGCCTACCTTCTCAGCGTCTCCACTCCATTGGTGCACCGGTGTAGATCTAGCTG TGGTCAAGCTTCCACTATGGTTCTAGGTTCCATCCAGAAAACCTTGTACGAGGTTTTATCTGTGAGTGAAGATGCTACATATGGCGAAATCCGTGCAGCGTACAAGTCTGCTGCCCTTAACACACATCCTGACAAAGGACATACGACTCTTGAATCATCTGTGCCTTCCAGTGAGCTACAAGAATTTTTGAGCGTGCAGAGAGCATGGGAAATCCTACGCCATCCTGCATCTAGAGCAGACTACGATAAGCAGCTGCAATCATCCAGGCAGAACATTGAGATCATTGCATCTGAAATTGAAATCAGGGACATGATCGTGGAGAGCACTGCTGATACTGTGGAGTTGCTGTACCCATGCAGGTGTGGCGATTATTTTTCTATCACTTCGTGTGAGCTTGGCGATATGGGGATTTTGGTCAGTGGAGATGGAGAAGTAGAACAGCAGGCGTCTGATTCTTCATCAGCTTCTGTTGTTCTGGGCTGTGGTTCTTGTTCTCTTAAAGTACGGTTGATCATAAATGAAACTTTGTGA